Proteins found in one Cellulomonas palmilytica genomic segment:
- a CDS encoding FeoA family protein, which yields MDLAEGTPGDAARAVRIDLDTAMRRRCRGLGLAPGSVTHVTHRGGLGGREVGLGTDRFALDSWACVRRYVSPVQGLDPA from the coding sequence GTGGACCTCGCCGAGGGGACACCGGGCGACGCTGCCAGGGCTGTCCGCATCGACCTCGACACCGCGATGCGTCGCCGGTGCCGGGGCCTCGGGCTTGCCCCCGGCTCGGTCACGCACGTGACCCACCGCGGCGGCCTCGGCGGTCGCGAGGTCGGCCTCGGCACGGATCGCTTCGCCCTCGACTCCTGGGCCTGCGTCCGCCGCTACGTCTCCCCGGTCCAGGGCCTCGACCCGGCCTGA
- a CDS encoding ribonuclease H family protein: MITVSTDGSCLRNPGGAIGWAWANHDGTSASGGATSGTNQIAELTAVLEAIRAHPGPEPLRIEADSQYAIKCSSEWVHNWRRRGWRTASGGPVQNLALVQAIDRAISERTGPVTFSWVRGHRGDRFNERADELAGIAARAARSGTLPTPTPSPATTLPPAPTRAPSPPVLDPAVAPAVTTETLSNPGLARTTAADPVVAPAVRADTRSNPGLDMDPLF; encoded by the coding sequence ATGATCACCGTGAGCACCGACGGCTCCTGCCTGCGCAACCCCGGCGGCGCGATCGGCTGGGCGTGGGCCAACCACGACGGCACGAGCGCGAGCGGGGGCGCCACCTCCGGAACCAACCAGATCGCCGAGCTCACCGCCGTGCTCGAGGCGATCCGCGCGCACCCCGGACCCGAGCCGCTGCGCATCGAGGCGGACTCGCAGTACGCGATCAAGTGCTCGTCGGAGTGGGTGCACAACTGGCGCCGGCGCGGCTGGCGCACCGCGAGCGGGGGGCCCGTGCAGAACCTCGCGCTCGTCCAGGCGATCGACCGCGCGATCAGCGAGCGCACCGGACCGGTGACGTTCTCCTGGGTGCGCGGTCACCGCGGCGACCGCTTCAACGAGCGCGCCGACGAGCTCGCGGGCATCGCCGCCCGCGCCGCCCGCTCCGGCACCCTCCCGACCCCCACCCCCTCCCCGGCCACTACCCTCCCCCCGGCCCCCACCCGCGCGCCGAGCCCTCCAGTCCTCGACCCCGCGGTTGCTCCGGCTGTGACCACCGAGACCCTGAGCAACCCCGGTCTCGCCAGGACGACCGCCGCCGACCCCGTTGTTGCTCCGGCTGTGCGCGCCGATACCCGGAGCAACCCCGGTCTCGACATGGACCCGCTGTTCTGA
- a CDS encoding OsmC family peroxiredoxin encodes MPTRSAHTSWQGTLADGGGRVELTSSGAGAYDVSFPRRAADEAGGVTSPEELIAAAHSSCYAMQLSALIGEAGGTPVALDVKADVTLRPDPAGGFRISGIALTVRGQVEGLDADGFRAAAESAKATCPVSKALTGTEITLDAALA; translated from the coding sequence ATGCCCACGCGCAGCGCCCACACCTCCTGGCAGGGGACCCTCGCCGACGGCGGCGGCCGCGTCGAGCTCACGAGCTCCGGCGCCGGTGCCTACGACGTCTCGTTCCCGCGCCGCGCGGCCGACGAGGCCGGTGGAGTCACCAGCCCCGAGGAGCTCATCGCCGCGGCGCACTCGTCCTGCTACGCGATGCAGCTGTCCGCACTCATCGGCGAGGCCGGCGGCACTCCCGTCGCACTCGACGTGAAGGCCGACGTCACCCTGCGTCCCGACCCCGCGGGCGGCTTCCGCATCTCCGGCATCGCGCTCACCGTGCGCGGCCAGGTCGAGGGCCTCGACGCCGACGGCTTCCGCGCCGCCGCCGAGAGCGCCAAGGCCACCTGCCCCGTGAGCAAGGCCCTCACCGGCACCGAGATCACCCTCGACGCCGCCCTCGCCTGA
- a CDS encoding ATP-binding protein, with translation MPAPGRAWPLVGRAAELDDLEVQLTEATDGPGGAVLLEGEAGVGRTSLVDELESCARLLGIRVRSGRTALGELGRSVDDGHARLVVLEDVHAWDDGELAVLAEASADGFPARTLVVLTLRPVPHRAAVTHVVSRWTRAGARYLELRPLPSPSAVELAEAIVGASLGPALRGAVSTAGGNPRFVVDIVTTAHDTGTLGAVEGGVDAVVPGWRGEVEQTVRERLAYLGRDVLGLLSTASVLGVSFVVVDLAALADQNVEDVWRTLRHALAAGVVQARGDRLVFRHDVVRAALYGGIPDDERRRLHERAAWTLREAGAPRAVVSAHLERAR, from the coding sequence ATGCCTGCCCCGGGTCGTGCCTGGCCGCTGGTCGGCCGCGCCGCCGAGCTCGATGACCTCGAGGTCCAGCTCACCGAGGCGACGGACGGCCCCGGCGGCGCCGTGCTGCTCGAGGGCGAGGCCGGGGTCGGGCGCACGAGCCTCGTCGACGAGCTCGAGTCGTGCGCGCGGCTGCTCGGCATCCGCGTGCGCTCCGGGCGGACCGCGCTCGGTGAGCTCGGCCGCTCCGTCGACGACGGGCACGCGCGGCTCGTCGTGCTCGAGGACGTCCACGCGTGGGACGACGGCGAGCTCGCCGTCCTCGCCGAGGCGTCCGCCGACGGCTTCCCCGCACGCACGCTCGTCGTGCTGACCCTGCGCCCCGTGCCGCACCGTGCCGCCGTCACGCACGTCGTGTCCCGGTGGACCCGCGCCGGCGCGCGCTACCTGGAGCTGCGGCCGCTGCCGTCGCCGTCCGCCGTGGAGCTCGCCGAGGCGATCGTCGGCGCGAGCCTCGGCCCCGCACTGCGCGGCGCGGTCTCGACCGCGGGCGGCAACCCGCGGTTCGTCGTCGACATCGTCACCACCGCGCACGACACCGGAACGCTCGGCGCCGTCGAAGGCGGTGTGGACGCCGTCGTGCCCGGGTGGCGGGGCGAGGTCGAGCAGACCGTGCGGGAACGCCTCGCGTACCTGGGGCGCGACGTGCTCGGGCTGCTCTCCACCGCGTCCGTGCTCGGGGTCTCGTTCGTCGTCGTCGACCTCGCCGCGCTCGCGGACCAGAACGTCGAGGACGTGTGGCGCACCCTGCGGCACGCGCTCGCGGCGGGCGTCGTGCAGGCGCGCGGGGACCGGCTCGTGTTCCGGCACGACGTCGTGCGCGCCGCGCTGTACGGCGGCATTCCCGACGACGAGCGGCGCCGGCTGCACGAGCGGGCCGCCTGGACGCTGCGCGAGGCGGGCGCGCCGCGAGCCGTGGTGAGCGCGCACCTCGAACGCGCCCGCTGA
- a CDS encoding GMC oxidoreductase, whose translation MLDADVVVVGSGFGGSVAALRLTEKGYRVLVVEAGRRFTDETLPRTSWDVRRFLWAPRLGCTGIQRIHVLPDVVVLAGAGVGGGSLVYANTLYEPERDEFWDDPQWAGITDWRDELAPHYDQARRMLGVVDNPTVTPADEVVRAAARDLGVGASFRLAPVGVVFGRDGRLEPGQAVPDPFFGGVGPDRRGCTQCGACMTGCRFGAKNTLTTNYLALAERAGARVVPLTTVTSVRPAADGTWQVDVAATGHPRRGRRTLRTGQVVLAAGAWGTQALLHGLKADGVLPELSDRLGHLTRTNSEALGGAVARWRDRRTAPDLTQGVAITSSVWLDERTHLEPVRYGRGSNLMGLLSTVLTSGRTRAGDSGAGDSGAGGPGAGGSGAGGSGAGGARPAGGSGAGGARVERALRWVGTVARHPGQVASLLLGIGSWSQRTVIGLVMQTGGASIVVRPRRTWRGTVRLTSTPGEGEPNPTWIPQAHAAYRAMARRLGGFAASSLAEVVDVPMTAHFIGGCTIGRTRDDGVVDPYHRVHGYPGLHVLDGSTISANLGVNPSLTITAQAERACALWPNRGEPDPRPAPGRPYARVAPVAPARPVVPAHAPAALRLTPVRPPGPPGPAGGSGGDVGEM comes from the coding sequence ATGCTCGACGCCGACGTGGTCGTCGTCGGGTCCGGCTTCGGCGGCAGCGTCGCCGCGCTGCGGCTCACCGAGAAGGGCTACCGCGTGCTCGTCGTCGAGGCGGGCCGCCGCTTCACCGACGAGACCCTGCCGCGCACCTCGTGGGACGTGCGGCGGTTCCTGTGGGCGCCGCGGCTCGGCTGCACCGGTATCCAGCGCATCCACGTGCTCCCGGACGTCGTCGTGCTCGCGGGGGCGGGCGTCGGCGGCGGCTCGCTCGTCTACGCGAACACGCTGTACGAGCCCGAGCGCGACGAGTTCTGGGACGACCCGCAGTGGGCGGGCATCACCGACTGGCGCGACGAGCTCGCGCCGCACTACGACCAGGCGCGCCGCATGCTCGGCGTCGTCGACAACCCGACCGTGACGCCCGCCGACGAGGTCGTCCGCGCCGCCGCGCGGGACCTCGGCGTCGGTGCGTCGTTCCGGCTCGCGCCCGTCGGCGTCGTGTTCGGGCGCGACGGCCGGCTCGAGCCCGGGCAGGCCGTGCCCGACCCGTTCTTCGGCGGCGTCGGCCCGGACCGGCGCGGGTGCACGCAGTGCGGGGCGTGCATGACGGGCTGCCGGTTCGGCGCCAAGAACACGCTCACGACGAACTACCTCGCGCTCGCCGAGCGCGCGGGGGCGCGCGTCGTGCCCCTCACGACCGTCACGTCGGTGCGGCCCGCGGCCGACGGGACGTGGCAGGTCGACGTCGCCGCGACCGGGCACCCGCGGCGCGGCCGGCGGACGCTGCGCACCGGGCAGGTCGTGCTCGCCGCCGGGGCGTGGGGCACGCAGGCGCTGCTGCACGGGCTCAAGGCCGACGGTGTGCTGCCCGAGCTGTCCGACCGGCTCGGCCACCTCACGCGCACGAACTCCGAGGCGCTCGGCGGCGCGGTCGCGCGGTGGCGGGACCGGCGCACCGCGCCCGACCTGACGCAGGGGGTGGCGATCACGTCGTCGGTGTGGCTCGACGAGCGCACGCACCTCGAGCCCGTGCGGTACGGGCGCGGGTCGAACCTCATGGGGCTGCTGTCCACGGTCCTCACCTCGGGCAGGACCCGCGCTGGGGACTCCGGTGCTGGGGACTCCGGTGCCGGCGGGCCGGGTGCTGGCGGGTCCGGTGCCGGCGGGTCCGGTGCTGGTGGGGCCCGTCCCGCGGGAGGGTCGGGTGCCGGTGGGGCGCGGGTCGAGCGGGCGTTGCGGTGGGTCGGGACCGTCGCACGGCACCCGGGACAGGTCGCGTCGCTGCTGCTGGGCATCGGGTCCTGGTCGCAGCGCACCGTGATCGGGCTCGTCATGCAGACCGGTGGCGCGTCGATCGTCGTGCGCCCCCGCCGCACGTGGCGCGGCACGGTCCGGCTGACGTCCACGCCGGGGGAGGGCGAGCCCAACCCCACCTGGATCCCGCAGGCGCACGCCGCGTACCGGGCGATGGCGCGGCGGCTCGGCGGGTTCGCGGCGTCGAGCCTCGCGGAGGTCGTCGACGTGCCCATGACGGCCCACTTCATCGGTGGCTGCACGATCGGGCGGACCCGCGACGACGGCGTGGTCGACCCCTACCACCGCGTGCACGGCTACCCCGGGCTCCACGTGCTCGACGGCTCGACGATCTCGGCGAACCTCGGCGTGAACCCGTCGCTCACCATCACCGCGCAGGCCGAGCGGGCGTGCGCGCTGTGGCCCAACCGGGGCGAGCCCGACCCGCGCCCGGCGCCCGGCCGCCCCTACGCGCGCGTCGCACCCGTGGCACCGGCGCGTCCCGTCGTGCCGGCCCACGCGCCGGCCGCCCTGCGCCTCACGCCCGTGCGGCCTCCCGGGCCCCCGGGTCCCGCCGGGGGCTCGGGCGGCGACGTGGGGGAGATGTGA
- a CDS encoding S8 family serine peptidase: protein MSRPPARRSTLAAATALSVALTTGVLATSATAAPPGPPSPADHRIDPSRVDRTLAEARKAVGITGATGQITALVTLDTPAGVDVAAQGKDAVQDAAAQTEAVAEAVVPTELTTKNARSATPKRVGTLTNLVAGTLVSGDAAKIRALASKDEVTAIYRVMEKRPTNSSTVAFTKALQAWQDTGQTGAGISLAVIDTGLDYTHASFGGAGTVEAYEEAYGEDGTQPVDPAWFDAAKFAGGYDFAGPLYDASLDEPGSTDVPTPDENPIDALSTSSNSGHGTHVAGTAAGYGVDATGATFRGDYTSLTDVSDWEVGPGSAPGALLWSFKVFGDIGGSTDLTSLALDRAADPNGDGDLSDRVDVVNMSLGGDGAPADDPDSLLVTELTKLGVLVTNSAGNAGDITDIGGAPGNSPSALTVANSVATPALDAVKVTAASDDALEGDLLPAQNSVAYGGPDVEAPVAYVGATFDGCTAFTAAQAAAVAGKIAYLWWDDDDTSRRCGSAARFNNATAAGAVGVVLPTELTVFSAGIAGNATIPGAQLTKQSTDTLLPEIQAGTLTLEIGPGLALSSRLDGAQDLLNDGSSRGVHGSLGVVKPDVAAPGTGILSAASGGGTAGHVLSGTSMAAPHVAGIAALVRAAHPRWSPTEVKAAIVNTATHDVTTEPDGGGLAYGPERVGAGRVDALAAVETDVVAYNAKNPALTSVTFGVVDVGPTKVTRTATVTVRNFGRTTQSYDASFAAASTTGGATVSVSPKRVTVPRGGKATVTLTLSVDPATLERDIDPTSSLEQGGLPREYVAALTGRLVLDSRSGDDELRVPVQAAPRIVSDLKAKDVTFTGSADTAGLALRGRGVASGGWQSLTTPLILGATSPRLPNEATLGTSRSAVRSGDLRYVGWSSTAPYVEALGADPQDDGLLNVGIATEGNWASLGLAVYPVIDIDVDGDGTFDLESIVWKLDEAIDLTVVTTYDLNAPASAPAVDIEPINYEFGDVDTGVFDSNVLVAPISLGATGIAPGDTPTISVWTYSPYGGDDSVVDEADVFTTDPYDPPFWFENDRASLVSTDGADGVSIPVHRSADATSGDLLVFQHHNRDGKRVQVVDVTVPTSTTTTLAVSGGTSYGSKARLTATVAPATARGSVAFRDGTKLLAVQKVHRGKATASVALGIGEHSLTASFVPDRGSSYLASTSAPVSLTVGKSATTTSVKVDGFGGASRSATLPSGGKGGPSGPGGPLTAVVTVVGATAAPSGTVTLSEGGTKLGTAKLSARGLTGTAKVTVRDLAPGKHTLTATYPGSATTEASTGAVTVTVRR from the coding sequence ATGTCACGTCCACCAGCACGTCGTTCCACGCTCGCCGCAGCCACCGCGCTGTCGGTCGCGCTCACCACCGGGGTCCTGGCGACCTCCGCGACCGCCGCCCCACCAGGGCCACCGTCCCCCGCCGACCACCGCATCGACCCGTCACGGGTCGACAGGACGCTCGCCGAGGCCCGCAAGGCTGTCGGCATCACGGGCGCGACGGGTCAGATCACCGCGCTCGTCACCCTCGACACCCCCGCCGGGGTCGACGTCGCCGCGCAGGGCAAGGACGCCGTGCAGGACGCCGCCGCGCAGACGGAGGCGGTCGCGGAGGCCGTCGTCCCCACCGAGCTGACGACCAAGAACGCGCGGTCGGCGACCCCCAAGCGCGTCGGCACGCTCACCAACCTCGTCGCGGGCACGCTCGTCAGCGGTGACGCCGCGAAGATCCGCGCGCTGGCGTCGAAGGACGAGGTCACGGCCATCTACCGAGTCATGGAGAAGCGGCCGACGAACTCGTCGACCGTCGCGTTCACGAAGGCGCTGCAGGCGTGGCAGGACACGGGCCAGACCGGTGCGGGCATCAGCCTCGCGGTCATCGACACGGGCCTGGACTACACGCACGCGTCGTTCGGCGGCGCGGGGACGGTCGAGGCGTACGAGGAGGCGTACGGCGAGGACGGCACCCAGCCCGTCGACCCGGCCTGGTTCGACGCCGCGAAGTTCGCCGGCGGTTACGACTTCGCCGGCCCCCTGTACGACGCGAGCCTCGACGAGCCGGGCTCCACGGACGTCCCGACGCCCGACGAGAACCCGATCGACGCGCTGTCCACGTCCTCGAACTCCGGTCACGGCACGCACGTCGCGGGCACCGCGGCGGGCTACGGCGTCGACGCCACGGGCGCCACGTTCCGCGGCGACTACACGTCGCTGACCGACGTGTCCGACTGGGAGGTCGGCCCCGGCTCGGCGCCCGGCGCGCTGCTGTGGTCGTTCAAGGTGTTCGGTGACATCGGCGGGTCCACGGACCTCACGAGCCTCGCGCTCGACCGCGCCGCCGACCCGAACGGCGACGGTGACCTGTCCGACCGCGTCGACGTGGTCAACATGTCGCTCGGCGGCGACGGCGCCCCGGCCGACGACCCCGACAGCCTCCTGGTCACCGAGCTGACGAAGCTCGGCGTGCTCGTCACGAACTCGGCGGGCAACGCGGGCGACATCACCGACATCGGCGGTGCGCCCGGCAACTCCCCGAGCGCCCTGACGGTCGCGAACTCCGTGGCCACCCCCGCGCTGGACGCCGTGAAGGTCACGGCCGCATCCGACGACGCGCTCGAGGGCGACCTGCTGCCCGCGCAGAACTCGGTCGCGTACGGCGGGCCGGACGTCGAGGCGCCCGTGGCGTACGTCGGTGCGACGTTCGACGGCTGCACGGCGTTCACCGCGGCGCAGGCCGCCGCGGTCGCGGGCAAGATCGCGTACCTGTGGTGGGACGACGACGACACGTCGCGCCGCTGCGGCTCGGCGGCCCGCTTCAACAACGCGACGGCCGCGGGCGCGGTCGGCGTGGTGCTGCCCACGGAGCTCACGGTGTTCTCCGCGGGCATCGCGGGCAACGCGACGATCCCCGGCGCGCAGCTCACGAAGCAGTCGACCGACACGCTGCTGCCGGAGATCCAGGCCGGGACGCTCACGCTCGAGATCGGCCCGGGCCTCGCCCTGAGCAGCCGGCTCGACGGTGCGCAGGACCTGCTGAACGACGGCTCGTCGCGCGGTGTGCACGGCTCGCTCGGCGTCGTGAAGCCCGACGTCGCGGCGCCCGGCACGGGCATCCTGTCCGCCGCGTCCGGCGGCGGCACCGCGGGGCACGTCCTGTCCGGCACGTCGATGGCCGCACCGCACGTCGCGGGCATCGCCGCCCTGGTGCGGGCCGCGCACCCGCGCTGGTCGCCGACCGAGGTCAAGGCCGCGATCGTCAACACCGCGACGCACGACGTCACGACCGAACCCGACGGCGGCGGCCTGGCCTACGGGCCGGAGCGCGTCGGTGCCGGCCGGGTCGACGCGCTCGCCGCGGTCGAGACGGACGTCGTCGCGTACAACGCGAAGAACCCGGCGCTCACCTCGGTGACGTTCGGGGTCGTCGATGTCGGCCCGACGAAGGTCACGCGCACGGCCACGGTCACGGTCCGCAACTTCGGCCGCACGACCCAGAGCTACGACGCGTCGTTCGCCGCCGCGTCCACCACGGGCGGCGCGACGGTCTCCGTCTCGCCGAAGCGCGTCACCGTCCCGCGCGGCGGCAAGGCCACGGTCACGCTCACGCTGTCCGTGGACCCGGCGACGCTCGAGCGGGACATCGACCCGACGTCGTCGCTCGAGCAGGGCGGTCTGCCGCGCGAGTACGTCGCGGCGCTGACCGGCCGGCTCGTGCTCGACTCGCGGTCCGGCGACGACGAGCTGCGCGTCCCGGTCCAGGCCGCGCCGCGGATCGTGAGCGACCTCAAGGCCAAGGACGTCACGTTCACGGGGTCCGCGGACACCGCCGGGCTGGCGCTCCGGGGCCGGGGCGTCGCGTCCGGTGGCTGGCAGTCGCTCACCACGCCGCTGATCCTCGGGGCCACGAGCCCGCGCCTGCCGAACGAGGCGACGCTCGGGACGTCGCGGTCGGCGGTGCGCTCCGGTGACCTCCGGTACGTCGGCTGGTCGTCGACCGCGCCGTACGTCGAGGCGCTCGGCGCCGACCCGCAGGACGACGGCCTGCTCAACGTCGGCATCGCGACCGAGGGGAACTGGGCCTCGCTCGGCCTCGCGGTCTACCCGGTGATCGACATCGACGTCGACGGCGACGGCACGTTCGACCTCGAGTCGATCGTGTGGAAGCTCGACGAGGCGATCGACCTCACGGTCGTCACGACGTACGACCTGAACGCGCCCGCGAGCGCACCGGCGGTCGACATCGAGCCGATCAACTACGAGTTCGGCGACGTCGACACCGGCGTCTTCGACTCGAACGTGCTGGTCGCGCCCATCTCGCTCGGCGCCACGGGCATCGCGCCCGGGGACACGCCGACCATCTCCGTGTGGACGTACTCGCCGTACGGCGGTGACGACTCGGTGGTCGACGAGGCCGACGTGTTCACGACCGACCCGTACGACCCGCCGTTCTGGTTCGAGAACGACCGCGCGTCGCTCGTCTCGACCGACGGCGCGGACGGCGTGAGCATCCCCGTGCACCGGTCGGCCGACGCGACGAGCGGCGACCTGCTGGTGTTCCAGCACCACAACCGCGACGGCAAGCGCGTGCAGGTCGTCGACGTCACCGTCCCGACGAGCACGACGACGACCCTCGCGGTCAGCGGCGGCACGTCGTACGGCTCGAAGGCGAGGCTGACCGCGACCGTCGCACCGGCCACTGCGAGGGGGTCGGTCGCGTTCCGCGACGGCACCAAGCTGCTCGCGGTGCAGAAGGTGCACCGCGGGAAGGCCACCGCGTCGGTCGCGCTCGGCATCGGGGAGCACTCGCTCACGGCGTCGTTCGTGCCCGACCGCGGCTCGTCGTACCTCGCGTCGACGTCCGCACCCGTCAGCCTGACGGTCGGGAAGTCGGCGACGACGACCTCGGTGAAGGTCGACGGGTTCGGCGGTGCGTCCCGCTCGGCGACCCTCCCCTCCGGGGGCAAGGGCGGGCCGAGCGGTCCGGGCGGTCCGCTCACCGCGGTCGTCACCGTGGTCGGTGCGACGGCCGCACCGTCCGGCACGGTGACGCTGTCCGAGGGCGGCACGAAGCTGGGGACCGCGAAGCTGTCGGCACGTGGGCTCACCGGGACGGCCAAGGTCACCGTGCGTGACCTGGCCCCCGGCAAGCACACGCTGACGGCGACCTACCCCGGCAGCGCGACGACCGAGGCCTCCACGGGCGCGGTCACGGTCACGGTCCGCCGCTGA
- a CDS encoding protein-L-isoaspartate O-methyltransferase family protein, with protein MRAVPRVEFLPPAQRAHAAEDRALPLWRGSTGSQPSTVAAMLRLLDVPRGATVLDVGAGSGWTTALLAWLVGPDGEVLGLELDDEIAAWGAQNLARFVAQPPGRVGRARLERAGPGTLGRPREGGWDRVLVSAAARELPDVLVGMLADPGRLVLPVRSTMHLVVRADGQVDDSTHGSYAFVPLR; from the coding sequence ATGCGGGCAGTGCCGCGCGTGGAGTTCCTGCCGCCCGCGCAGCGCGCGCACGCGGCGGAGGACCGGGCGCTGCCGCTGTGGCGCGGCTCGACGGGCTCGCAGCCGAGCACGGTCGCCGCGATGCTGCGCCTGCTCGACGTGCCGCGCGGCGCGACGGTGCTCGACGTGGGCGCGGGGTCGGGGTGGACGACGGCGCTGCTCGCGTGGCTCGTCGGACCGGACGGCGAGGTGCTGGGCCTCGAGCTGGACGACGAGATCGCGGCGTGGGGCGCGCAGAACCTCGCGCGGTTCGTCGCGCAGCCCCCGGGGCGGGTGGGTCGTGCGCGGCTCGAGCGGGCCGGTCCGGGCACGCTCGGGCGGCCGCGCGAGGGCGGCTGGGACCGGGTCCTGGTCTCGGCGGCCGCGCGGGAGCTGCCGGACGTGCTCGTCGGGATGCTCGCGGACCCGGGGCGGTTGGTGCTGCCCGTGCGGTCGACCATGCACCTCGTCGTGCGGGCGGACGGGCAGGTCGACGACTCGACGCACGGCTCGTACGCGTTCGTGCCGCTGCGCTGA
- a CDS encoding D-alanyl-D-alanine carboxypeptidase family protein translates to MSDEPQRRRTSGSGRHAAAPARPRPFRITPGRVAKGFVVVALTGSLGAFVAQSTAAASSERTAMLEARAAVAGAAFEAMQTAHEASLAAEDVTLDDESLAALEAATAELEDLLDEAGVADLRRAQAASRSGSRTSADGTASARSGARDAATSAPGAAGAGAAGAGAAGAGAGAGAAGAGAAGAGAADAGGSDAGASAGAADAGAGADAGAGAAASETPASSGPLLSASQDLLGPAGAGSADAGSSSAPPVAGSEASAATEPEPSSSGAPAADAAADEVDKATGKATGKATGKATGKANSPEAEAPQGVDAIEIPPVEGPEDATTRKIRLALERVVELSGEVLETAEEERVRIAAEQEAARLKAEQDKAAAEAAAAAKKKAEDEAAAKAAAEAAAAERAAWKQSLVGYANGRIPSSALCALSFDAGHMLRCDAAEDLEALDVAYHAAFGSHLSITDSYRSYGAQVTCRATKGWLCATPGTSNHGTGIAVDLGGGIQSFGASQHLWMKEHADEFGWAHPAWARAGGSKPEAWHWEYVR, encoded by the coding sequence ATGAGTGACGAGCCGCAGCGCCGGCGCACGTCCGGCAGCGGCCGCCACGCGGCTGCCCCGGCCCGCCCGCGCCCCTTCCGGATCACCCCTGGCCGAGTGGCCAAGGGGTTCGTCGTCGTCGCCCTGACGGGTTCGCTCGGTGCGTTCGTCGCGCAGAGCACCGCGGCGGCGAGCTCCGAGCGCACCGCCATGCTCGAGGCCCGTGCGGCCGTCGCGGGCGCCGCGTTCGAGGCCATGCAGACCGCGCACGAGGCCAGCCTCGCCGCCGAGGACGTGACGCTCGACGACGAGTCCCTCGCCGCGCTCGAGGCCGCGACCGCCGAGCTCGAGGACCTCCTCGACGAGGCCGGCGTCGCGGACCTGCGTCGCGCCCAGGCCGCATCGCGCAGCGGGTCGCGCACGTCCGCCGACGGCACGGCGAGCGCGCGGTCCGGTGCCAGGGACGCCGCGACGAGCGCTCCCGGTGCTGCCGGCGCGGGCGCTGCTGGTGCTGGTGCTGCTGGTGCTGGTGCTGGTGCTGGTGCTGCTGGCGCTGGTGCTGCTGGCGCGGGTGCCGCTGACGCTGGCGGCTCTGACGCCGGTGCTTCTGCCGGCGCTGCTGACGCCGGTGCCGGTGCCGATGCCGGTGCGGGTGCCGCCGCGAGCGAGACCCCCGCGTCCAGCGGCCCGCTGCTGAGCGCCTCGCAGGACCTGCTCGGCCCCGCCGGGGCCGGATCGGCCGACGCCGGCTCGTCGTCGGCGCCGCCCGTGGCCGGCTCCGAGGCGTCCGCTGCGACCGAGCCCGAGCCGTCGTCGTCGGGAGCCCCCGCGGCCGACGCGGCCGCCGACGAGGTCGACAAGGCGACCGGCAAGGCGACCGGCAAGGCGACCGGCAAGGCGACCGGCAAGGCGAACAGCCCGGAGGCCGAAGCGCCGCAGGGCGTGGACGCGATCGAGATCCCGCCGGTCGAGGGCCCCGAGGACGCCACGACCCGCAAGATCCGCCTGGCCCTCGAGCGCGTCGTCGAGCTCAGCGGCGAGGTCCTCGAGACCGCCGAGGAGGAGCGCGTGCGCATCGCCGCCGAGCAGGAGGCCGCGCGGCTCAAGGCCGAGCAGGATAAGGCCGCCGCCGAGGCCGCGGCCGCCGCGAAGAAGAAGGCGGAGGACGAAGCCGCCGCGAAGGCCGCCGCCGAGGCCGCAGCCGCCGAGCGTGCCGCATGGAAGCAGTCGCTCGTCGGGTACGCGAACGGCCGGATCCCGTCCTCGGCGCTGTGCGCGCTGTCGTTCGACGCGGGCCACATGCTGCGCTGCGACGCCGCCGAGGACCTGGAGGCGCTCGACGTCGCCTACCACGCCGCCTTCGGCTCGCACCTGTCCATCACCGACTCCTACCGCTCCTACGGCGCGCAGGTCACCTGCCGCGCGACCAAGGGCTGGCTGTGCGCGACGCCCGGCACGTCCAACCACGGCACCGGCATCGCGGTCGACCTGGGCGGCGGCATCCAGTCGTTCGGCGCGTCGCAGCACCTGTGGATGAAGGAGCACGCCGACGAGTTCGGCTGGGCACACCCCGCGTGGGCGCGCGCGGGCGGCAGCAAGCCCGAGGCCTGGCACTGGGAGTACGTGCGCTGA